CACCACTGCTAACTGATGCTGACAGTGTCTCGATCACCGGCACCGGCCCATCCGCTTCCGACAAGCCGAAATCGGCCAGATCACAGGATTCCGGTGTCACATCACGCACGGTGACTTCGCGGTTCGAGCCCAACACCATGTCGGGCTCCTCGCCGGCCTCATCACCATCTCTGGAGGCCGGTGCCATCACTGCAGTACGGGTGATCAGCACCTCACCCGGCAGAACCGGCATCTGATCGGCCATCTCCCCATGAATGGCTCGGCGCGCATGGGGCACCAAACGATCCAAGGTGCGGTTTGTGTAGCAGAGGATGCGTGCGGCGTCGGGGTTGTCTTGCACCGAAGCCTCCCGCAAGGCACGCCGGGCCTGATCCAGCCACTCCCGTTGGATCAAGCTGCGCACCTGCCCTTGCGGGGAACGAATCGGCGGCAGCAGCGGTGGCATCTGGCATGGCAAACGCCCCTCCCGGAGGCCAGCGGCCAACTGGAGAACAGGGCCTTGGTGACGCACCACTTGGGTCAATGTGGCGGAACAAGACCGTTGCATTGCAAAGACGGGGCTGTTCGGCTCACCAACCGGTGGCAATTGGGCTGGGTCACCAACGAACACCAGCCGGGTCTTGAACGGATGAGCGCACTGCAGAGCAATTCCAAGCAGGGTGCTGTCGACCATGGAGGCTTCATCAATCAGCACCAAACCCAGGTTCTCAAGGGCGAAGGCCGTCTGCTCCGTGGGTTCACAGAGTTCAGCGTCTGCAGATCGTTTGAGCTTGAGACGCAGCAAACGATGAATTGTTGATGGATACCAGGTGGGTTGGAGACCCTCCAACTCCAGTGCTTGGCGCAAGACGCCCACCGCTTTGTGGGTGGGGGCCACGACGGTCCAACACAGACCGCTGGCCTCCACCTGGCGCAGCAAGCGCATGGAGAGGAAGGTCTTGCCGCTGCCGGCAAAACCACTGAGCACGAAGGGGGTGCCATCAACGGGCTGTTGGAGCCAGGCCGCAAAGGCCTCGGCCGCTGCCTGCTGATCAGCGGTGAGATCCGCGGCGGCGGTCACCCCAGCCCAGCTCCAAGACGGACCACCAGATGCAGCGGTGATCCCACAAACTCCAAGCCCGGCAGAGCAATGGCGGGCCCCATCAGGCTGCCCACCAGCACCTGCAGCCGGCTGTGGCCAAGGCTTTCCTTGAGGGGTCTCTCCAGAGCGTCCGGCCAGAGCGAATCAGGCAGGCCATTGACCCGTTCCGCCGTCAGCCCGGCAGCACGCCGAATGCCACTGGCGTCGTACATCACGACGAACGCCACTATCGCCGCAAGGGCGAAGAGGGGGTGATCAAAGCCCAGGGTCCAGCCCACACAGGCCGCCGTGCCTGTGACCAGGGCGGAGTGGCTCGACGGCATGCCGCCGGTTTCGATCAGCACCTCCGGACGCCAACGGCGGTGCAGGAGCAACTCAAGGACCAGCTTCGACAGCTGGGCGACGCCACAAGCCATCAAGCCCCAGGTGAGCGAACTGTTGTCGAAAAACTCCCGCAGAACCGCATGGGAGGGCGTGGCGTCGATCATCGGTCGCGGCTGGTGATGAAGTCGGCCAAGGCGAGCAGGGGAATGGCCTTCTCAGCCCAGGGTTGAAGGGCCGCTTTTGCTTCGTTGACCAACGCGTCAGCCCTGTGGCGGGATTCTTCTAACCCCAGAAGCTTGGGATAGGTGGTCTTATCGGCGATGAGATCTTTGCCGGCGGTTTTGCCCAACACCTCGCTGCTGGCGGTGATATCGAGAATGTCGTCAATGATCTGGAACGCCAAGCCGATGCCCCGCGCGTAGATGCGTAGGGCCTTGATCAGCGCATCATCGGCGCCGCCAATCATGGCCCCAGTAATGACACAAGCGCTCAACAGGGCGCCCGTTTTGTGGAGGTGGATGTACTCGAGGGTTTCAAGATCCACCTCCTTTCCTTCGCTTTCCAGATCCACCACCTGGCCGCCCACCAGACCTGGCGCACCGGCCACCAACGACAGTTCTCCCACCACCTTGAGCAGACGCTCAGCCGGAACATCCGGACTGCGCAGAGCCACCATTTCAAAGGCTCGGGTCAGCAGTGCATCACCCGCAAGGATGGCAACGGCTTCGCCGTACACCTTGTGATTGGTGGGACGACCACGCCGCAGGTCGTCGTCATCCATGGCCGGCAGGTCGTCATGGATCAACGACATGGTGTGGATCATTTCCAGCGCCACCGCCGTGGGCAGAGCCTGCTTCGCCTCGCCCCCGGCCAAGTCGCAGGCGGCGAGGCAGAGGATGGGACGCAATCGCTTTCCACCAGCAAGCAGCGAATAGCGCATCGCTTCCCTGAGGGACTCCGGCCTTTCAGGACCTAGGGATCCATCAAGTGCCGTTTCCACCAGCTCTTTGGCCTTGCCGAGATAGGCCTTGAAATCAAACTCGGCGCTCATGGGTGGACCCTGGCTGGCGGGATTCTCTCAGGCCGAGTTCTTCATACCGAGAGGGACCCAGTCCATGGGATGGGGTGTTCGCATCTCACGTCCCTTCCCCGGCGCCGTGGTGATGGCCAGGTCGTAGGAGACCGAATAGCGGGGGCCACTTCCCTCATAGGGGAGCACCCGATGGCGCAAATCCGAAGGAAAAACCAACAGCCGGTGGGGCATCGGCGCGAACACACCGCCGGAGACGGCAGCGTCGCGGTAAGGAATCGCCATCACATGGCTGAAGTAATCGTCCGGCGCCTCAAATTCCAACTCGCCACTCTCGTTCGCCGGATCTGTCAACACATAGAACACGGCACTCAACTGAGCATTGCGATGGCTGTGCAGATCAACCGTTCCGCCGTTCCTCGCACACACCACGGGCCAGGCCTTTTGAATGTGGGCGACGAGGCCGTGATCGTTCCCTAGGAGCGCACAGAGATAGTCAGACACGCGCTCGGCCAACTGCCCGTTCAGCCACTGGAACGCATCCATCCGATGCAACTGATCCAGGCCGGCATGGCCCAACAAATCTCCGGTGAGGTTGTTGCGATCGCTGAACTCAGGGTGCTGATACACCTGTGCATCGAACTGTTCAAGCTGCTGCTGCATGGCTGCGGCCGTCGCGGCATCCGGTTCAAGATCCACCTGCAAAACAGGTGTTGGGAACAGCCAGTGCAGCGCCATGGAGTCGATCAGGGCACGAGATCGCCCAAATCATGGTCAAGGTTGTGGCGTCTGCACCAGGCCACCACGGTGTTCACCAGAAGCATCGTCACCGTCATGGGGCCCACACCCCCTGGAACAGGGGATAGCGCACCAGCGATCGATTCGATTTCACCGGCGCGAACATCACCGCAGAGGCCGCCTTCAGGCTTGCGGTGGATGCCGACATCCACGACTGCCGCACCCGGCCGCACGTGGTCTGCACCGATGAACGCAGGACGCCCAGCCGCCACAACAAGGATGTCGGCCTCCCGAGTGTGGGCCGACAGATCTGCCGTACGGGAATGGGCAATGGTGACGGTGGCATTGGCGGCCTGAAGCATCAAGGCCATCGGCTGTCCCACAAGAATGCTGCGCCCGATCACCACAGCGCGCTTGCCCGCCGGATCAATGCCGTTGCTGCGAAGCAACGCCATCACCCCTGCGGGGGTGCAGCTGCGCGGGCCAGGTTCTCCCTTGAGCAGCCGTCCGAGATTGAGCGTGTGCAGACCATCTGCATCCTTTTCAGGATCAATGGCCATCAGCAACGGCCCCTCATCCAGGCCGGCCGGAAGCGGAAGCTGCAGAAGGATGCCGTCCACTTCAGAGTTGGCATTCAGCCGTTCGATGGTCTGAAGCACCACCGACGGAGGCGTGTCACCGGGGAGGTGATCGCCAAAGCTGGCCACACCGATCCGTGCACAGGCCTTTTCCTTGTTGGCAACGTAGACAGCGCTAGCGGGGTCATCGCCAACACGCAGTACCGCCAAGCCAGGCGGTCGCCCCGCCGCGGCCAGACGCCGTTCGATCAGGGTTTGAAGACGCTGCTCCACATCCCTTGCCAGCACCTTGCCGTCCAAACGCAGGGCCATGGCATCTCAATGCACTCCGTCCAGCATGCCCTCTGGAGAGAGCTAGCGTTAACGCGCTACAGGGTCCTTTTTGGTTCGCGTTCCACGGCTGAGCAGCCTCTGGAGGAACTGGCTGCGGCTCGAAGGCCCAGGGGGACGCCTGCTGCGCTGGACACGGCTGCAGACGCTCGTTGTTCTCCTGCTGTGCCTTTCCGTGGCCGCAGCCTCCAGCCTGCCCTGGCTGATCAAACCGAAACTCCAACCCGGATCGCTGGCCCCGTTTGAAGCCATCGCTCCAAAAGATGCCCTGGTGCAGGACAGCACCGCCCTCGAGCAGCAGCGCGCCTCCCTGGTGGCGCGATCGGTGGTGCAGGTCATTGATCCAGAGCAGACCCAACAACTCAAACAACGGCTCGAACAGCAACTGCTGCAGCTCCAGGAGATCACCAACACCGGTTCAGGGGCCCGGATCGGGCCGGTGAACCTGTCTGACGCTGAGAAGAGATGGCTGGAGCAACGCAGCGAACAGGACCATCTGGCCTGGGATGAAGCGGTGCGCAGCACCGCAGAGCGCATGCTCAGTCAAGGACTGGTGAGCAATCTGGCCGTTGAGCAATTGCGCCAGGCCGCTGACCTGCAACTGAACGCCATCGCAATGCAGGAGCCGGCGTCGCGATCCCTGGCTGGCAAGGTGCTCACCAGCTCCCTACGCGGCAGCAGCAACCTGCGCACTGACCCGAACCTGAGCAAACAGCTGATCGAGGAACAGCTGACCAAACAGGCCATCCCCACCATTCAAGTGCGCAAGGGGGATCTGATCACCCGGAAGGGCGAACCGATCAGTCCCCAGGCCTATGACGTGCTCGATTATTTCGGCCGCGTGCGCCGCGAACCCCAACCGTTGATTTGGTTTCAGCGGTTCGTCGAAGCCGCTGCAGGCTGCGCGGTGATGCTGTTGGTGATGCGTCGCGAACGACCTGGCCTTGAGGTACGCCACGCCCTGCTGGCTGTGGGACTGCTTCTCCTGGTGCAGGTCGCCAAGCTCTGGTTCAAGGGAACCGTCAGCCCTCTTGCCGTTCTGGTTCCACCCACCCTGGTGCTGGCTGAGGGCCTCGGCACCGGCTGCGGGTTGGTCTGGATGGGTGTTGCCGCGCTGCTCTGGCCTGAACCCGTGCAGGGTCTGGGCGACGGTCGCCTCCTCGTGGCAGCAACAGTCGCTGCAACTGGGGCCTTGATTGCAGGGCGTCAGCGCAGCCGCGGACAGCTCCTACAACTGACGGTGCTGCTTCCAATCAGCGCGCTTGTTGGACAGTGGCTGCTGCTGCAACTGCAGCCCTTCACTGGTCTGCGTCTCTGGGGAAGCCTCAATCCCAGCCTGGATGAACTGGCCACCGACGCCCTTTTGCTCGGGATTCTGCTGATGCTCAGCCTGCTGCTGATCCCGATACTCGAAGGGTCCTTTGGACTGCTGACCCGGGCGCGGCTGCTTGAGCTGGCGGATCAAGAACGGCCTCTGCTGCGCCGCCTCTCCTGCGAAGCCCCAGGAACGTTTGAACACACCCTGATGATCTGCGGCCTTGCCGAGGAAGGGGCACGGGCCATCGGTGCGGATGTGGATCTGATCCGAACCGGATCGCTCTATCACGACGTAGGCAAACTGCACGCGCCGGACTGGTTCATCGAAAACCAGAAAGATGGCCCCAATCCCCATGACGCGCTCGACGACCCCCAGGCAAGCGCAGCGGTTCTTCAAGCCCATGTGGATGAAGGTCTCAAGCTGGCGCGGCGCCACCGCCTACCCAGGCCCATCGCCGATTTCATCCCTGAACATCAGGGCACGTTGAAGATGGGGTACTTCTTTCACAAGGCCCAGGAGCGCGGTGAGGCGGTTGAGGAACGCCGCTTCCGATACAAGGGCCCCGAACCCCGATCCAAAGAGACCGCCATCTTGATGCTGGCGGACGGATGTGAGGCAGCGTTGCGATCACTTCCTCCCGACACGTCAGATGCGCAGGCGGTGGACACGGTGCGTCGAATCGTGGAGTCACGGCAGCGGGATGGACAACTGCGCAAAAGCAGCCTCGACCGCGGCGAAGTGGAATTGGTGATCCGTGCCTTCGTGCAAGTGTGGCGACGGATGCGCCATCGCCGCATTCCTTATCCAATCCCGGCCCGGCGTTGATCAGCGAACCGTTGATCAGCGCGCAACAATTTTGCGCTGGAGCACAACGGCCGCGGGAAGAAGGGTGATCAAGTTGGCGACCAGCACCGGGCCATCCTTGACCAGCAAGCCGTAAAGCGACCAAAGCGCAACGCCACTGGTGAACAGGGCGTACATCCCCAACGAGATCGCCTTCGTGTCACCACTGCGCAGCGTCTTGAGGGCCTGCGGAAAGAAGCTGGCCGTTGTGAGGCCAGCGGCCAGGTAGCCAACGAGTTCAGAACTCAGTCGCAAAGGGAACCTCCTGAGAAATCAAACGGACGCGTCGGTGAGTGAAGGGATGCCGAAAGCTCAACGCCTGGGCATGGAGATGCAACCTGCACGAACGAACAGCATCCCCATAGATGGGATCACCAACGATGGGATGTCCCAGTTCGGCCAAATGGGCCCGCAGCTGATGGGAGCGCCCCGTGAGCGGGCGCAGCCAGACCCGCGTGCCGTGGGTACAAGCAGCGCAGACTCTCCAAAGGGTTAACGCCAGACGTCCCTCGGGATGGCTGCCGTAGCGCGGGGGGTGGCGTGACAGTCGTGCCAAAGGGCTGGCAATACAGCCGCGGCCATGGAGATCCCCCTCAACATCGGCCAAGTACAACTTGTTGATCCGACGTTCGGCAAACAGGGCACTGAGCCGCCGTAGAGCATCGGCACTCCTGGCCAGCAACAGCACACCCGAGGTGTCGCGATCCAAGCGGTGGACCAGTCGCAGGCCTTGCTCCTTGCGCTGCAACCGGGTGATCACGGAGTCGTGTTGATCTGGCCCGAGGCCCGGCTGCGTCAGAAGGCCGGAGGGCTTATCAACCACCATCAGCCAGCGGTCCAGCATCAGCAGCTTCAAGGGGACAGTCGCTTGGCACAGTGTTTTTCAAACAAGGCGACCACCTGGCTGGGCGGCAGAACCTGAATCAGCCGGGCTTCTGCCTCAACGTGATGCTCGCTGGTGTGATACAGCTGCAACTCATGAAAAATACCCGGCTCAAGGCGTCGGGCCTCCGCCATGTTTTTGTTCAGCAACGCCGCGGGCATTAGGTTTCCGCCCTTGCACGACTGCATCACATGGGCTGATTCATGGGCCAGAACAATCCAAACAACAGAAGGATCGTCGGGAAGGTTGTTGCCACACATCAAGAGGGCCTGCTTGCCCTCATGAAAGGCCCCCAATAAACCCCCAGGACAGTCGCGCGCCACCAGCGCATTGACACCCGCCCGCTGCAGAAGCCGCAGGTAACTGGAGATGCGATCCCACGTTGATGCCTGAACCGCACCACCCGTCAGGTGCATGACCAACAAAGCCAACAACACACCCCCGAAACCTCGACGCATGGGGCAGGGCAGCGCTGAACAATCTCATTGATCCCAAAAGCGACTCAATTCGAGTCAAAACCCACCGGGGATCTATAGATTTTCAATCACCGAGGAGCTTCTCGACGGACGTGACCTTCTCCGCGAACGACTGCTGCCGATCAGTGCGGGTGTTGAGCTTGAGGGTTGTGTAGAGCCGTGGGGCTCCCATGCCGTGCAACTCAACGTGACAGGCACGCACACAGGCCATGACCTCTTCCCATGGCCCTTCGATCGCGGTCCCATTGGGACCCAGCTGATGCGCAAGGCCCGCGGCAGCGATCACCCGTTCACAGGCTGCGACATAGGGGGAAAGACTGACACCAACGCCGATGGGCACAACGCAGAGATCAACGCTGACCCACATCAGTCCACCATCACGCTGGATTGGCTCAAACAGCTGACCGGATAGTCAATGGTGCGCCAACTGCCGCTGTCGGTTCGTACTTCAACTGCAATTCCTTGCTGTCCCATCGAACAGCGTGATCCTTGCCCCGTGCACCAATCGCTGGCCTCGGCGAGGGCCAGTTCCAATGTGTCGTAAGGGGCATCGAGCACCGGATGAGGCTGACCGTCAAGGCCAACCAACCGGTAGCGGGAGCGATGTTTGGCCATCGCGATCCAATCCCGGAAGTGTCACCATTCTCCCATGTTCATGGCCCCGCGTCATCCACACACTGGAGCCAACAACATGGCGGCAACGACATGAGTGAGCAGCTGCAGCAGGCATACAACACCTTGATGGCCAAGGCGCCGGGGGCAGCGTTTCAGAAAGCTCGCGCCCTGTATCTCAACAAATATCCACTTCCCCAAGCTGACAGCAAGGGCCCGCTGCGTCTTTACGTCTGCGATGAGCAGCTTCAGGAATCGGTTCAGCCCGCCAACGACGGCCACCCGAATCACCGTTTGGCCATTCTCCAGTCACGGCCGGGGCAATTGGCCGTGGTGCACTGGCAACAGCCACATCCTCCTGAGACGGAGCAACTCCGCAGCTACCTCCAAAACACCTGGGATCTCAACCCGGACGACCTGAAGATCACTCCCCTCAGTGCCCCCTGGTTCCGTGACGGCGGTCATCAGAGCCGCTTTGCAGCACCCGTTGGACTGGGCTGGCAACAACAAACCCTATTAACTCTTCAGGAGGGAAAAGAAAAGTAATTCCGCAGATCGCAGCAGGCTGCCAGAACGCACCGCTAGCGAACAGTTAGAGCCCCTACTCAGCAAATGCTCACCAAGTACGCCGAACGCTACGTGCTGCGGACCTCCTCAGCTGGCGGTTACCTCGGCGTCAATGCCGTTGATCAACACATCGAGCAGCAGCCTTCCCTGGACAAGGCCTGGATTTTCCACACCCACGATGGTGCCGTCACCCACGCCCGCTGGATTGGAGAAGTGCACGGCGAAACACCGGACGTCGTGAAACTGGATCAATGAAACGAGAAGTGTTGCCGGTCAGCCGTTGATGAAATTGCGGAGCCGACGCGCTTCCGAGGCCTGATCCTGCTGAAGCTCCGCTGCCGTTCTGACGCGATGTTCACGCTGCTGTGCTGCAAAGACATCAGCCTCGGTCAAGACGTATCCGCGCTCGGCAGCGAGTGCAAGAAACCGCTCAAGATCCATGGGCTGCGCCAAGGCCTTGGCCAGACCAGGATCGCTGTCCCGAAGGGTCAGAAATTGATCCAGATCGTCGAGAGACATCACACAGCTCTTGTTGGAACATCCCATTCAAGTCAGCATCAGCCTGAATCGGGAGGTCGCATGCTGTTGAAACTGATCAGCGGCGGCAGCCTCGCTCTTGTGAGTGTTCTCGTCGTCACGCTGCTCAAGGGCTTGCAACTGCAGGATCAACGCATCCATGCGCTGCAAGAACGGATCCATCAGCTGGAGCAACAAACACCAGACCATGCCCACAGCGACCTGCTCAGCCAACAGATGGGCCTGATGCAGGAACGCATGAATGCCTTTGCAGCCATGCGTTCCTCCCTCAACTCATCCCTTCACAGCATCCCCGCTGGCATTGGGCAGGATGAAGCGCTGCAACAGGACGAACAACAACAACACCGGCAGGATTGACACCACCGATCCGGCGGCAACAATCCGCCAATCCAGCGAAAAGCTGCTGGACAGCTGCTGCAGGCCCAAAGGGAGCGTGTACAGCGATGGGTCGTCAAGAATCACCAGTGGCCAGAGGAAGTCACTCCAGGTGCCGATGAACACGAACATCGCCAGAGTGATGAGATCTGCTTTGGCGGCAGGGATCATTACGTTCCACCATTCCCCCAAGCGACTGCAGCCATCGATCCGTGCCGCCTCCTCGAGTTCCTTGGGTACACCGAGAAAGCTTTGGCGCAGAAGATAAAGACCGAAGGCTGTGGCCGCCTGCGGGATCACCAAGGCCAGCAAGGTGTTGCGCAACCCCAACTGAACCATCAGCAGATACAGCGGAATCATCACCACCTGAAAGGGAATCAGGATCGTGGCCACCACGAGGGCCAGCACGACGCCTCTGCCCGCGAAGCGAAGCCGGGCCAGGGGGTAAGCGGCTAGAGAGCAGAACAACAGGTTGGCCAGCACAGCCAACCCACTCACAACGGTGCTGTTGAACAGATAGGTGGTGAGGGGATTGTCTTGAAACAGGCGGATGTAGGCATCCACGCTGGGGGCTGAGGGCAGTAACGCAGGCGGACTGCTGAAGATATCTTCGGCCGGCCCCTTCAAGGAGGTGCTCACCAACCAGAGCAGAGGGGTGAGCACCAGAAGAGCCAGAAGGATCAGCAGCACCAGCTGGAGGGCCCGTGCGATGGAGGTACGCATGGCTTCTGCTCTAGAGCGTCGGTCGGGCCTCCAGAACAACAGGATCCTTCTGAGGATGCAATGACTGACGTTCCTGACCGGCCACCAGACGATTGAGGGCATTGACGAAGGCCATCGCCGCAGCCACCACGACATCGGTGTCGGCAGCGTGACCGGAATACAAAGCACCGTCGCGGCGCAGACGAATGGTCACGTCGCCCATCGCATCGATGCCCTCCGTCACGGACTTAACCGAAAATTCAATCAACTCATTGGGAACACCAGCCAGGTCGTTCAGGGCACGACACACGGCATCCACCGGACCGGTCCCGACCGCAGAACCTGTTGTCTCACTGCCTTCTTCGTCCAACAGCGTGACGGTGGCGGTGGGGCGGAGGCTGCTTCCGCAGCTGACCTGAACCAGTTTCAACTGGAAGCGGGCTTCAGGCTGCTGCACCTGTTCGCTGACAATCGCCTCCAAATCACGGTCCGTGATCTCGCGCTTGCGATCAGCGAGCTCCTTGAAACGGGCAAATGCCTCATCGAGATCGTCGCGGGTGAGGTCATAACCCAGTTCCTCCAGACGGGCGCGGACGGCACTGCGACCACTGAGCTTGCCGAGGGAGATGCGGTTGTCAGACAACCCCACGGTCTTGGCATCGATGATTTCGTAGGTCAGCCGGTTCTTGAGCACACCATCCTGGTGAATGCCGGATTCGTGGGCGAAGGCGTTCGCACCGACGATGGCTTTGTTGGGCTGAACAACCATTCCGGTGAGATTCGAGACCAGCCGTGAGGTCTTGGTCAGCTCTTCGGTGCGCACAGCCGTCAGCGGCGTGGGACTTTCCTCATCCCGTCCAAAGAACGGGTTGTAGTAGCGCCGCCGCACATGCAATGCCATCACCAACTCCTCGAGGGATGCATTGCCGGCGCGTTCACCGATGCCATTGATCGTGCATTCGAGCTGACGGGCGCCGTTCTTGACCGCTTCGAGGAAATTCGCCACCGCCAGGCCGAGATCGTTGTGGCCATGCACCGAGATCACCGCATCAGCGATGTTGGGCACGTGCTGATTGATGCCCGCGATCAGAGCCCCGAACTCCGACGGCGTGGTGTAGCCGACAGTGTCGGGAATGTTGATCGTGGTGGCGCCAGCGGCAATCGCCGCCTCAATCACTTCGTAGAGAAACTCCGGATCACTTCGGCCAGCGTCCTCACAGGAGAATTCGACGTCTTCCACCAGCGAGCGGGCATAGCTCACCATCTCGGGAACGATGCCCAGCACATCAGCACGGCTTTTGCGCAGCTTGTGCTCGAGGTGAATGTCGCTGGTGGCGATAAAGGTGTGAATCCGGCGACGCGGCGCCGGTGCAACGGCATCGGCACAGGCCTTGATGTCTGCCCTCGAAGCACGGGCCAGACCGCAAATAATCGGACCGTTGTCACCACCCACCTGCTGGGCAATCCGCTGGACAGCGGAAAAATCACCGGGACTGGCGAAAGGGAATCCAGCCTCGATCACATCCACGCCGAGCCGAGCCAGCTGCTGGGCAATGGCCAGCTTCTCCTCAAGATTGAGGCTTGCCCCCGGAGACTGCTCACCATCCCGCAGGGTGGTGTCAAAAATCAGGACGCGACCGGGGTCCTTGGCCATGGAAGGGGCTCCAGTGGAGGTCTTAGTCGGAATGACTATGAGTTAACTCATCTTAGTTCAGGCATGGAGATGGAATCGGATTAAATTCAGCCACCGTTTGGGCTTGTTCGTGACCAAAGGCGCTGTCGCCCTGGTGTTGCATGCCCATCTGCCCTACGTGCGATCGGCAAAACCGGGCTCTCTTGAAGAGGACTGGTTTTTCCAGGCACTGATCGAGTGCTATTTGCCCCTTCTCGAAGCACTGGAAGAGGCCAGCTCAGACCCCAATCAACACCCCAAGCTCACCATCGGTTTATCGCCGACGCTGCTGTCGCTGCTGAGTGATCAAGACCTCAAGCAACGCTTTCCCCAGTGGCTGAACGACAGACTCGCTCTGCTCCCCAAGGCGGATCCTGCGCTCCGCGATGGTGCCGAGCATCTGGCGGCGGCCATCAAGCGACACAAAAGGGCATGGCAAGACTGCGATGGTGACCTGATCCAGCGCT
The Synechococcus sp. PROS-U-1 DNA segment above includes these coding regions:
- a CDS encoding carbohydrate ABC transporter permease, coding for MRTSIARALQLVLLILLALLVLTPLLWLVSTSLKGPAEDIFSSPPALLPSAPSVDAYIRLFQDNPLTTYLFNSTVVSGLAVLANLLFCSLAAYPLARLRFAGRGVVLALVVATILIPFQVVMIPLYLLMVQLGLRNTLLALVIPQAATAFGLYLLRQSFLGVPKELEEAARIDGCSRLGEWWNVMIPAAKADLITLAMFVFIGTWSDFLWPLVILDDPSLYTLPLGLQQLSSSFSLDWRIVAAGSVVSILPVLLLFVLLQRFILPNASGDAVKG
- a CDS encoding 2-isopropylmalate synthase: MAKDPGRVLIFDTTLRDGEQSPGASLNLEEKLAIAQQLARLGVDVIEAGFPFASPGDFSAVQRIAQQVGGDNGPIICGLARASRADIKACADAVAPAPRRRIHTFIATSDIHLEHKLRKSRADVLGIVPEMVSYARSLVEDVEFSCEDAGRSDPEFLYEVIEAAIAAGATTINIPDTVGYTTPSEFGALIAGINQHVPNIADAVISVHGHNDLGLAVANFLEAVKNGARQLECTINGIGERAGNASLEELVMALHVRRRYYNPFFGRDEESPTPLTAVRTEELTKTSRLVSNLTGMVVQPNKAIVGANAFAHESGIHQDGVLKNRLTYEIIDAKTVGLSDNRISLGKLSGRSAVRARLEELGYDLTRDDLDEAFARFKELADRKREITDRDLEAIVSEQVQQPEARFQLKLVQVSCGSSLRPTATVTLLDEEGSETTGSAVGTGPVDAVCRALNDLAGVPNELIEFSVKSVTEGIDAMGDVTIRLRRDGALYSGHAADTDVVVAAAMAFVNALNRLVAGQERQSLHPQKDPVVLEARPTL